GGATAATTAACAAACAAAGGGCAGCCAATTTTACATCAAGAATGAAAAGGGCAATGAAAATCCCCGCCATATAAATAACACTTGTTACAACAATGGAAAGAACACGTTCATACAAGTCCCTGATAGCCTCTGTATCATTTGTAATTCTAGCGACTATCTTTCCGGCAGGCTGATCGACATAATAATTAATTGGAACTCGCTGTGTATGCTGAAAAATATCATTCCGCATTCGCTTAACAATTTGATTAGACGCCTTTTGTAATAAAAACGTCTGGAAAAATTGAAAGAAAGCAGCAATTAACAGCAAAAACATGTACAGACCTAACAGAAAGATGATTGGCCCCTTTTCAGGCTGAAAAAATGGGGATATCTCTAAAAAAGATAGTTTTTCACCAGTAAAGGACTGTTTTCCTTCATTCGATTTAATGACAATTTCATTACCTTTTATACTTCTTTTTCCACTCAATGGTACGTTTTCATCAACTAGATAATAATCACCTTCTACCTGAAAGATGGTGACCAGACCTTGCGTATGATCCTTATCCGTCAGCCGGTCTGACCGTTTATAATAATTTTCATCATATGATACCGTATCGTTATCATTGTTATTTTCAACCTGATGCCAATTCCCTTCAATACCAAGGATATGTTCATCAATTATCCGTTTTGCTATTAATGGTCCAGCAAGTTCAAGCGCAACAGCGATAATTAAACAGAACAAGCCAATAATAATACCACGTTTATAATACAATGCGTATTGAAATAATCGTTTTTCAGTTGTCTTCTTTTTCATTTTAAACTAACCCTCCTTATCCTCTAGCTGTTGCTGGTTGTATTGTTCCTTGTACCAACCATCACGTGCAACTAGTTCGGTATGTGTTCCCTGCTCAATTATCTTTCCTTCTTCCAGTACAATAATATGATCTGCATGCGTTACCGCAGACAAACGGTGTGCTGCAATAAATGTTGTTTTATTTTGACGCTCTTCTCGCAGATGCTCAATTATTCTTGATTCGGTTTTACCATCTACAGCGGATAATGAATCATCCAGTATCAGGATTTCAGGATCTTTGATAAATGCCCGGGCCAGCGCTACCCGTTGTTTTTGACCACCAGATAGTGTCACACCACTCTCTCCTACCTGAGTATCCAGCCCCTGTGGCAATTGCTTTATATCATTTAAGAAGTGCGCCAAATCCATGACACGGTAAATTTCTTTATCTGTTGCATCCGCTTTACCAAATTGGATATTCTCCCGGATACTTTTGGAAAACATCATTTGATCCTGTGGTACATATCCAATCCAAGACCGGATATCGTCCAGACTGATTTCGTTTAAATCAACGCCTGAAATGTTAATTTTTCCTTGCACACCTGGATACTGTCGCAAGAGTAACTTAAACAAAGTAGTTTTTCCTGAACCCGTTTTCCCAACAATCCCAATCGTTTGACCGCGTTTTACATGGAGATAAACGTCATCCAGCCGTTTTACATTGGTTTCTGGGTACGTGAACGAGATATGGTCATATTCAATCGTGTCAATTTGCTTAATCGATTTCGGCGCACCCGTGTCTTTTACATCTGCCTGATAATCCAGCGTTTCGTTCACACGATCAAGCGAAGCATTCCCGCGCTGCATAATATTAATTAATTCGCCAACCGCAAACATAGGCCAGATAAGCATTCCTAAATAAACATTAAAGGTTACGAGGTCTCCTAGCGTAATAGCGTTTTCAAAAACAAGTAATGCCCCAAACCCAAGACCAATCGTATAGGATAAGCCAACAAGAATTTT
This Virgibacillus phasianinus DNA region includes the following protein-coding sequences:
- a CDS encoding ABC transporter ATP-binding protein, which encodes MFQVFKKLDWFFKEYWKSYVFAIVALIISSAIGLVPPKLVGFAIDNIQFETLTMKLLITLIAGYLVLIVVHYAISFLWDYTLFSGAARLERLSRSRLMDHYLEMTPTFFGKFRTGDLMARSTNDLRSIQQTAGFGVLTLVDSSIFMIMIIAVMGFTISWPLTLAALIPLPIMAVVMNKYGGTIHKRFMEAQTAFGEMNNEVLESIRGVRVIRAFVQERQDEKRFSNMTDDVYQKNIEVAKIDALFEPTMKILVGLSYTIGLGFGALLVFENAITLGDLVTFNVYLGMLIWPMFAVGELINIMQRGNASLDRVNETLDYQADVKDTGAPKSIKQIDTIEYDHISFTYPETNVKRLDDVYLHVKRGQTIGIVGKTGSGKTTLFKLLLRQYPGVQGKINISGVDLNEISLDDIRSWIGYVPQDQMMFSKSIRENIQFGKADATDKEIYRVMDLAHFLNDIKQLPQGLDTQVGESGVTLSGGQKQRVALARAFIKDPEILILDDSLSAVDGKTESRIIEHLREERQNKTTFIAAHRLSAVTHADHIIVLEEGKIIEQGTHTELVARDGWYKEQYNQQQLEDKEG